One window of the Pleurocapsa minor HA4230-MV1 genome contains the following:
- a CDS encoding efflux RND transporter periplasmic adaptor subunit, with product MSLRFLTIKYTYRVPNPTTYWLFFLPGLLLLAGGCGLLPPGDAQSESARPQQQQKFVTVDAAVARQASLEEATEYVGTTFPVREVSLRSRVEGQLLDVTADVGDRVEQGQVLARIDDSISKATVVEAEAEVAALQSEVASLTADVNDARAQVEQAQLELKQAQSDAARTSQLFQQGAISEQEAELDRTAVGTAKQTLQSAQQQVANRASAVVAAQRRVAAQEAIVAQEQQRQSFTVLTSPVTGSVLERVLEPGDLAQAGDEVLRLGDFSQIQVQVQISELELAGIRTGQTAQVRLDALPEQTFTGEVTQISLAADATARLIPVEVTIPNRDRRIGRGLLARVNFNQQSERNIVVPETAVQITSEGIKENNSESDIATMFILKREGEQATVTAREVKLGDRANSQVEILSGLKPEEEFVVRSSGNLQNGDRVRLSFISESSKS from the coding sequence ATGTCACTCAGATTTTTGACTATTAAATATACTTATCGGGTGCCGAATCCAACCACGTATTGGTTATTTTTTTTACCTGGATTGCTCCTATTAGCTGGCGGTTGTGGCTTATTACCTCCAGGAGATGCCCAAAGTGAATCTGCTAGACCTCAACAGCAACAAAAATTCGTAACTGTCGATGCAGCAGTAGCTCGCCAAGCCTCACTAGAAGAAGCTACCGAGTATGTCGGGACAACTTTTCCCGTGCGGGAAGTTTCTTTGCGATCGCGTGTTGAAGGGCAACTGCTGGATGTGACGGCAGATGTGGGCGATCGAGTAGAGCAGGGTCAAGTATTAGCGAGAATCGACGATTCCATCTCCAAAGCTACGGTGGTGGAGGCAGAAGCCGAAGTTGCTGCTCTGCAATCGGAAGTAGCCAGTTTAACAGCAGATGTCAATGATGCCCGCGCTCAAGTCGAACAGGCGCAATTAGAACTAAAACAGGCGCAGTCTGATGCAGCTAGGACAAGCCAACTTTTTCAGCAGGGTGCGATTTCCGAGCAAGAGGCAGAATTAGATAGAACTGCGGTGGGGACAGCAAAACAAACATTACAGTCTGCCCAACAGCAGGTAGCCAACCGTGCTTCAGCAGTAGTAGCTGCTCAACGTCGCGTCGCTGCACAGGAAGCAATAGTCGCCCAAGAGCAACAAAGACAGTCATTTACCGTATTGACTTCTCCCGTCACGGGTTCGGTATTAGAACGAGTCCTAGAACCAGGAGACTTAGCCCAAGCAGGTGATGAAGTCTTGCGGTTAGGAGATTTTAGCCAGATCCAGGTACAGGTACAGATTTCTGAATTAGAACTAGCAGGGATTCGGACAGGACAGACAGCGCAGGTAAGGTTAGATGCTTTGCCAGAGCAAACCTTTACAGGAGAAGTGACCCAAATATCTTTGGCTGCGGATGCTACTGCCCGACTGATTCCTGTTGAAGTGACTATTCCCAACCGCGATCGCCGTATTGGTAGGGGATTACTAGCGCGGGTTAATTTCAATCAGCAGAGCGAGCGCAACATTGTCGTTCCTGAAACAGCAGTTCAAATAACCTCAGAGGGGATAAAAGAGAATAATTCCGAGTCAGATATAGCAACCATGTTCATTTTAAAGCGAGAGGGAGAACAGGCAACAGTTACAGCCCGTGAAGTAAAACTTGGCGATCGCGCCAATTCTCAAGTAGAGATCCTCTCTGGACTCAAACCAGAAGAAGAATTTGTCGTCCGTAGCAGTGGTAATTTACAAAATGGCGATCGCGTTCGTCTTAGCTTTATCTCCGAATCATCAAAATCCTGA
- a CDS encoding efflux RND transporter permease subunit, producing the protein MKTSPPANFSISAVAIRQHIGTLMLTLAIIVIGVFFLFDIQVDLLPSITYPRIGLRVDVPGISPEVAIDEVTRPLEEGLAATEGVVQVFSQTREGQVSVDLYFQPGGNIDQALNDATAAFNRARSNLPDTVEEPRIFKVDPSQLPVYELALTSQSLDPLQLRVFADEELARELGVVEGVAVVDVSGGVEEEVRVLIDLSRLQALGITLDDVLTELAETNQDISGGRILGELNEPLTRAVGRFEDAESILDLAFEVENSENSAAAETENNSGSPRRVYLRDFAQVIDGQANQRVFVFLNQQPAIKVSIQKQPEANTIEVVEGIKRRVKELQQAGIIPKDLELVATLDESVFIRNAISNVTNSGLVGAGLAAIAVLLFLGSLRQTAIIVLAIPLATLAAIILMKLFGLSLNVFSLGGLAVGVGIVVDNSIVMLENIAEGAGMTPGKDAKTRLNSQQLIERTISSSQEVESALVASTSTNLVAVLPFLLIGGFISLLFNELVLTLSFAVAASILVAVTVVPMLTSRLLGIQRSSSIGHFWLLQTFNRQFEAATRRYGIMLKQILRRRLLVVGLTFLLLGGSTILVVGRVPQEILPRIDTGQAQLRAQFPPGTPLETNRQVMAKVDEILLAQPETEYVFTTSGGFLFGSNTSENPLRGSSTIALQPNTDVEAYVSRVSAEFDQLNLVDIRLRLSPGEVRGLVLNNSPVRGADVDVVLQGENAQILEQAGQQVLDALEQQAVLSSFRPDADSRQPEIQIRLDRERAADLNLNIQDIGNTLETAITGSVPTQLQRENRLIDIRVELEEDSIRRPEQLEQIPLFIDDSDMPNGIASQRLIRLGDVTRIEQGQAPGEIQRINQRQVFLISGSLNEDADLGAALAELEQIFQNIDLPEGVSRLPSAAAQSNQEIQSSFAVLGGLAAFLVFVVMAVQYNSLIDPLVIMFTLPLALAGGIWGLFLTQTAIGITVIVGAVLLVGIVVNNAILLVELANQIRDRERVDRTTAILQAAPQRLRPILMTTITTVVGMFPLALGLGQGGEFLQPLGIVVFSGLALATLLTLFIIPCFYILLHNLVDRVFGKKRG; encoded by the coding sequence ATGAAAACTTCTCCCCCCGCCAATTTTAGTATCAGTGCTGTTGCCATTCGTCAGCATATTGGTACTCTGATGCTAACCCTAGCGATAATTGTGATCGGCGTATTTTTTCTGTTTGACATTCAGGTAGATTTACTACCCTCGATTACCTATCCACGCATTGGTTTGCGAGTAGACGTACCTGGCATTTCCCCCGAAGTTGCCATAGATGAAGTGACTCGACCTTTAGAAGAAGGGCTAGCTGCCACCGAAGGAGTGGTTCAGGTTTTTTCCCAAACTCGCGAGGGACAGGTAAGTGTTGACCTTTACTTTCAACCAGGGGGGAATATTGACCAAGCTTTAAACGATGCTACTGCTGCATTTAATCGGGCGCGCTCTAATTTACCAGATACAGTTGAAGAACCAAGAATATTTAAAGTCGATCCGTCTCAACTCCCCGTTTACGAACTGGCACTGACATCTCAATCTTTAGATCCTTTGCAGTTGCGCGTGTTTGCCGATGAAGAACTGGCGCGGGAACTGGGAGTTGTTGAGGGTGTAGCCGTGGTTGATGTTTCGGGAGGTGTCGAGGAAGAAGTACGGGTTTTAATCGATCTCAGCCGTTTGCAAGCCTTGGGTATAACCTTAGATGATGTTCTCACCGAGTTAGCAGAAACCAATCAGGATATTTCTGGCGGGCGAATTTTAGGCGAGCTTAACGAACCTTTGACCCGTGCCGTTGGTCGCTTTGAGGATGCGGAGTCAATTCTCGATCTTGCTTTTGAAGTGGAGAATTCGGAGAATTCAGCAGCAGCCGAGACAGAAAATAACTCAGGATCTCCACGACGGGTATATCTGCGAGATTTTGCCCAAGTTATTGATGGTCAAGCTAACCAGCGAGTTTTTGTCTTTCTTAACCAACAGCCTGCCATAAAAGTAAGCATTCAAAAGCAGCCCGAAGCCAATACGATTGAAGTTGTAGAGGGAATCAAACGGCGCGTTAAAGAGTTACAACAAGCAGGAATAATTCCTAAAGATCTCGAATTGGTTGCCACTTTAGACGAATCAGTTTTTATTCGCAATGCAATTAGCAATGTTACCAATTCTGGTTTAGTTGGCGCAGGACTAGCTGCGATCGCCGTTTTGCTGTTTTTGGGATCGCTGCGTCAAACTGCAATTATTGTGTTGGCAATTCCTTTAGCAACACTGGCAGCAATTATTTTAATGAAGCTATTTGGCTTGTCTCTCAATGTATTTAGCTTGGGCGGATTGGCGGTAGGAGTGGGAATTGTTGTCGATAACTCCATTGTCATGCTCGAAAATATTGCCGAAGGTGCGGGCATGACACCAGGAAAAGATGCCAAGACACGACTTAATTCTCAGCAGTTGATCGAGCGAACTATTTCAAGCAGTCAAGAGGTTGAATCGGCTTTGGTTGCTTCTACCAGTACCAATTTAGTTGCCGTGCTGCCTTTCTTGCTGATCGGTGGCTTTATTTCGCTGCTATTTAATGAATTGGTTCTTACCCTTAGCTTTGCGGTGGCTGCCTCAATTTTAGTGGCAGTAACAGTTGTGCCGATGCTAACTTCTCGTTTACTAGGAATCCAAAGATCGAGTTCCATTGGGCATTTTTGGCTACTGCAAACCTTCAATCGTCAATTTGAAGCTGCTACCAGACGCTACGGAATTATGCTTAAACAGATCTTACGACGGCGTTTATTGGTGGTTGGACTGACGTTTTTACTGCTGGGTGGTAGTACTATTTTAGTTGTCGGTCGAGTTCCCCAAGAAATTTTGCCTCGGATCGATACAGGGCAGGCTCAATTACGCGCTCAATTCCCCCCAGGAACTCCTTTAGAGACAAACCGTCAAGTCATGGCGAAAGTAGATGAGATTCTACTAGCACAGCCAGAAACCGAGTATGTCTTTACGACATCTGGAGGCTTTTTATTTGGTAGCAACACAAGCGAAAATCCTTTACGGGGTTCTAGTACGATCGCTCTTCAACCAAATACAGATGTTGAAGCTTATGTTTCGCGAGTATCAGCAGAGTTCGACCAGCTCAACTTGGTTGATATTCGCCTGCGCCTTAGCCCTGGTGAAGTACGGGGTTTAGTTTTAAACAATTCTCCAGTGCGTGGTGCAGATGTTGATGTAGTCCTTCAGGGGGAAAATGCTCAGATACTAGAACAAGCAGGACAGCAGGTGTTAGATGCCTTAGAACAACAAGCCGTTTTATCTAGCTTTCGTCCCGATGCCGACTCTAGACAACCTGAAATTCAAATTCGACTGGATCGAGAAAGGGCTGCCGATCTCAACTTAAACATTCAAGACATTGGTAATACCTTAGAAACGGCGATTACTGGTTCAGTACCTACCCAACTGCAACGGGAAAACCGCCTGATAGATATAAGAGTTGAACTGGAAGAAGATTCAATTCGTCGCCCCGAGCAACTAGAGCAAATTCCCTTATTTATCGATGATAGCGATATGCCTAACGGCATAGCTTCGCAACGCTTAATTCGTTTGGGAGATGTTACCCGCATTGAACAAGGACAAGCCCCTGGAGAAATTCAGCGCATTAACCAACGACAGGTATTTCTAATTTCAGGTAGCCTCAATGAAGATGCCGATTTAGGAGCAGCCCTGGCTGAACTAGAGCAAATTTTTCAAAATATTGACTTGCCAGAAGGGGTTAGTCGCCTCCCCAGTGCTGCTGCACAAAGTAATCAAGAAATTCAATCTTCTTTCGCTGTTTTAGGCGGACTAGCTGCATTTTTAGTTTTTGTGGTGATGGCAGTACAATACAATTCCCTTATCGATCCGCTGGTCATTATGTTTACTCTACCCCTGGCATTAGCGGGGGGAATTTGGGGACTGTTTCTTACTCAAACGGCGATCGGTATAACTGTAATTGTAGGAGCAGTTTTATTAGTCGGTATTGTGGTTAACAACGCGATTCTTTTAGTCGAGTTAGCCAATCAGATTAGAGATCGAGAAAGAGTCGATCGCACCACGGCAATTTTACAAGCTGCACCTCAAAGATTGCGTCCTATTCTCATGACTACCATAACTACTGTAGTGGGGATGTTTCCTTTGGCATTAGGACTGGGACAGGGGGGAGAGTTTCTGCAACCATTAGGTATTGTCGTCTTTTCAGGATTAGCATTGGCAACGCTACTAACTTTGTTTATTATTCCTTGTTTTTATATCTTGCTACATAATTTAGTCGATCGAGTTTTTGGTAAAAAAAGAGGATAA
- a CDS encoding class I SAM-dependent methyltransferase, with translation MMIDKLRKLARKTLGLQSWEDFTVQQHRAMWPAAKELQEKHIRNCRIVVNREKMLEHMPKDAICAEIGIWKCGFSEKIINITQPKKFHLVDLDRDAIKIANQKFAQEILDERVIVHTGDSSAIIMSMPDNYFDWIYIDGDHFYEGVKKDLEAARLKLKPDGLIAMNDYIFLSPIGLTKYGVIEAINEFCLKYDFELIYLAFQGRGYNDVVLRRI, from the coding sequence ATGATGATCGACAAACTGCGTAAATTAGCTAGGAAAACATTAGGACTCCAATCTTGGGAAGATTTCACAGTACAACAACATCGAGCAATGTGGCCAGCAGCCAAAGAACTTCAAGAAAAACATATTCGTAACTGTCGAATAGTGGTAAATCGGGAAAAAATGCTGGAGCATATGCCTAAAGATGCGATTTGTGCAGAAATAGGAATTTGGAAATGTGGCTTTTCCGAGAAAATTATCAACATAACGCAGCCTAAAAAATTTCATTTAGTCGATCTCGATCGGGACGCTATAAAAATTGCCAATCAGAAATTTGCTCAAGAAATATTAGATGAAAGAGTCATAGTACATACAGGCGATTCATCTGCAATTATTATGTCAATGCCAGATAATTATTTTGATTGGATTTATATTGACGGAGATCATTTTTATGAGGGAGTCAAAAAAGATTTGGAGGCTGCGCGATTAAAGTTAAAGCCTGATGGTCTAATCGCCATGAATGATTACATTTTTTTGAGTCCTATAGGATTGACAAAATATGGAGTTATAGAGGCTATTAATGAGTTTTGCCTCAAGTATGATTTTGAACTTATATATCTTGCATTTCAGGGGCGAGGTTATAATGACGTAGTCTTGCGGAGGATTTAG